The nucleotide window CACGCAGGCCAAGCGGCAGACGGAGCAGGAAGTAGCCCCAGCTCCCGCTCCCCGGCCTGAACCCGTAGCGCCGAAAGCCGTTAGCCCCGCTGTGTCCGCTCCGGTCCCCGTGGCTGAAGCGCCCAAACCCGCTGCTCCCGCCCCGCAGGCGGCACCCGTAGCAGAGGCTAAGCCAGCTCCAGCTCCTGTGGCAGCGCCAGCCGCTCCGGCTCCCGTAGCTGCAGCCCCAGTTGCGCCCGAAGCACCGAAAGTGCCGGGCCTGAAGGTGCTGGGTAAAATTGAGCTTGACTCAAAAGGCCGGCCGGTACCACCGCGTCCGGCTGCGGCTGCCCCTCAGCCCGCTCCAACTCCGGCTCCTCAGCCAGCACCGGCTCCCGTGGCCGCTGCGCCGGCTCCAGCTCCGGTTCCAACGCCCGCTCCGGCTCCTGTAGCCGAAGCCAAGCCCGAACCAAAGGTTGAAGCTGCCCCTCAGCCAGCGCCGACGCCCGTAACGGCTCCAGTTGCTCCGGTAGCACCAGCTCCCGTGGCTGCGGCCCCCGTTACGCCTGCCCCCGCTCCGCAGCCTGCCGCGCCTGTAGCTCCTACAGCAGCGCCTGAGCCAGCCGCATCTGAGCAAGCTCCTGATGGTAGCACTATCGTAGCTAAAGCCGACCAGCTGAAAGGCTTGACGGTTCTGGGCAAAATCGAGCTGCCGCTCGACTCGTCCCGCCGTGGCGGCCGGAATGCTCGTCCGGTAGCTTCATCCGATGTCCGTAAAAGCGGGCTTGGCGCTGGTGCCGGTACCGACAACAAGAAAAAACGCCAGCGCATGCCGGCCCCGGCGCACCTACTACGGGTGGACAAGGTGGTCAAGGCGGCCAGAATACCGGTCAAGGTGGCGGCGGTGGCTATCAGGGCAACCGTCCTGCTGGTGGACAGGGCCAAGGCCCACGTCCCGGCGGGCCTGGTCAGCGCCCCGGCGGCCCCGGTCAGCGGCCCGGTCAGGGTGGGCAGAACAATGCTCCCCGCCCGGCAGCTGTAGCTAATACGCCCGAGCAGAACGACAAGCAGATTCAGGAGCAGATCAAAGCCACGCTGGCTAAGCTCAGCGGCGGCCGTGGTGGCAACCAGAACAACCGCGCTAAGTACCGCCGCGACAAGCGGGCCGGTGGCGCGGAGGATCGGGAAGCCCAGCGCGCTCAGAACGAGCTGGACGCCAAGACCCTGAAAGTAACCGAGTTCATCTCCGCCAATGACCTGGCTTCGCTGATGGACGTTTCGGTGAATGAGGTAATTAAGGTGTGTCTGAACATGGGCATGTTCGTTTCCATCAACCAGCGTCTCGATGCGGAAGCTATTACGGTGGTAGCCGACGAGTTTGGCTACGACGTAGAGTTCCTGTCGGCGGAGGAAGATGAAATCGACACCACTATCGAAGACAATCCCGAGGACTTGTTGCCCCGCGCCCCGATTGTGACCATCATGGGTCACGTCGACCACGGTAAGACCTCGTTGCTTGACTACATCCGGAATGCCAGTGTAGCCAAAGGCGAAGCCGGTGGTATTACCCAGCACATCGGTGCCTACGACGTAATGACCAAATCGGGCAAGCGCGTAACTTTCCTCGATACGCCGGGTCACGAAGCCTTTACGGCCATGCGTGCCCGTGGTGCCAAGGTCACCGACATTGCCATCATCGTGGTAGCTGCCGACGATTCGGTAATGCCCCAGACTCGGGAAGCTATCAACCACGCGCAAGCGGCGGGCGTGCCCATCGTTATTGCGATGAACAAGATTGATAAGCCCGGCGCCAACTCGGAGAAAATCCGGGAGGAGCTCTCGCAGATGAACATTCTGGTCGAAGATTGGGGTGGTAAATATCAGTCGCAGGAAGTTTCGGCCAAAACTGGTTTGGGTATCGAAGACCTGCTGGAAAAGGTATTGCTGGAGGCCGAACTGCTCGAGCTTACTGCTAACCCGGACCGTAACGCTGTAGGTACCGTAATCGAAGCCATGCTGGACAAAGGCCGGGGCTACGTAACTACCGTGCTGGTGCAAACCGGTACGCTGAAGGTAGGCGACGTGGTACTGGCAGGTCCGCACTACGGCCGCGTGAAGGCCATGACCGACCACCGCGGCAAGAAGATGAAGCAGGCTGGCCCGGCTACTCCGGTGCAGGTACTCGGCTTGACCGGTGCCCCGCAGGCTGGTGACAAGATTCAGGTGATGGAAACCGAGCGTGAAGCCCGGGAACTGGCTACCCAGCGTCAGCAGCTCTCGCGTGAGCAGAGCATGCGGACCAAGAAGCACATCACCCTCGACGAAATTGGTCGCCGTCTGGCTATCGGCTCGTTCAAGGAGCTCAACGTTATTGTGAAAGGTGACGTGGACGGCTCGGTAGAAGCACTCTCCGACTCGCTGCTCAAGCTCTCGACGCCGGAAGTAAAGGTGAACATCCTTTCCAAGGGTGTAGGTGCCATCTCCGAATCGGATGTACTGCTGGCTTCGGCTTCCGACGCCATCATCATCGGTTTCCAAGTGCGGCCCTCGCAGAGTGCCCGCAAGCTGGCCGACAACGAGCAGATCGATATTCGCCTCTACTCTATCATCTACAACGCCATCAACGAGGTGAAGGATGCCATGGAAGGCATGCTGGCCCCAACGGTGCAGGAAGTAGTGGTAGCCAATGCCGAGGTGCGGCAGGTGTTCAACATTACCAAGGTGGGCAGCATTGCCGGCTGTATGGTAACGGAAGGCTCCTTCACCCGCAATACCAAGGTACGGGTGGTGCGCGACGGTATCGTAGTACACTCCGGCGACATTTCGGCGCTGAAGCGTTACAAAGACGACGTATCGGAAGTACGCCAGGGTTACGAGTGCGGTATTTCGATCAAAGGCTTCAATGACCTGCGCGAAGGCGACAACATTGAGGGCTTCGAAGAGAAAGAAATCAAGCGGACGCTGTAGTCGGCTTGAAGGTATACAGGCAGGACGCCCCAGCTGGAAACGGCTGGGGCGTTTTGTTTTCCACCCCTGGGAGAAGTTTAACCCTCCCACATTCATGTGATGTAACCAGAGCCGAAACAAAGGCGCCAGTCGCCCCTGGCCGTAACGGCAGTTGGATAGAAGATACCGGTAGTAAATATCTTGTTGTGTCCTTGCCAAAAGCCTAAATAATTAATGAGCATGATACTCAATTACCTCTAACTATCAGACGCTTAGCATTCTGGTCACATATTTATGCGATTGACCCTAGACGACAGCCGCAGTAATTTTGCATCAGTTCAGGAAAAAATTGCACACCTGAGCAGATTGTCCGTCCTCTTACTCCTCAGTTGCTATGAAAACACTTACCACCATCCTCCTCGCAGCCACCATGACCAGTGGTACCGTATTGGCTCAAACCAAAACGCCAGCCCGAGCGGCAAGACCAGCCGGTGCTACCACCCCGGCAGCGCGAACAACCACAGCCAAGACTACGACCACGACCAAGCCTGCTCCTAAACCTAGCGCCAAGCCCAGCACGCCGGTAGCCAGCAAGCCGGCTCCCAAACCCGAGCCTGCAGCGGTACCAGCCCCTACTCCTACTCCTGCCCCTTCGGCAACGAAAAGTGCTGACCAGACTGCCGCCGGGGAGTTGTTCCGCAAAGGCACTACTATGGCTAACCTGGGTGTGGGCTTAGGGCTGGGCTACGGATATTATGGGACCTTTAAATCGTCGCCGGCGCTTAGCTTATCGGTGGAGCACGGCGTGTTGGACGGCATCGGGCCGGGTACTATTGGCGTGGGCGGCTTGGTTGGCTACAAATCCTACCATTATGATTACCCAAGCACCAACTACAAGGCTACCTGGACCAATATTATTGTAGCCGCACGAGGCACTTATCACTACAATATTTTTCAGAATCCAAAGCTTGATACTTACGGGGCCTGAGCGTGGGAGTACGCATTCAGAAATGGAGCGACACCTACTACGATGAAATTCCGGAGCTGAAAGGCTATTCCAGCAGCTCGACTTACCTGACCAGCGGCATTTTTGCCGGGGCCCGTTACTTTATCACCAACAATGTGGGGGCCTTTACCGAGGTGGGCTACGATATGAACTACCTCAAACTGGGGGTAACGGCCAAGTTCTAGCAAAGGCCTGGAGCCTGCCCTTATTATGAATAGGATGCCCAATTATGTGTGCATAGTTGCTGAAAGGTTAAACGCACGTCCTCTCGATACTCCATGCCGGGTTCATAAGCACAAAGTGCTTTAGGATAAACTAAGTAGAGTAATCTGGGATTCTGCGTTACCTCAGCCAAGATAAATCGTATGAAGGAGCAGGCACCTTGACATACTGTTGAGCACGAAGCTTCATTAAAACATAACGCCTTGGCAGTTCTCTGCGACGGCCAGGGTGCGTTACTTCTTCAGCAGCGTCGGGGGCGAACGGTGGCCCGAGGCCGTTGAAGATGCAAAAAGCCCCGTAGTGCTGCTACGGGGCTTTTTTGTTGTTCTGCAATCAGGCTACCTAGAAAAACAGGAACCGGTGCTTCTTTTTGTGCTTGAGCGGCTTGCCCTTGGGTCAATGCCGGGGCGCGGCGGCTCTGACCACGCTTCTGCTGGGCCGTGCCGCGCTTGTCTTTGAACTTGCGCACGGTAAAGCCCGAGTTGCCTTTCTCGTACTGCCGGGCCGGCCCCGAGGCGCGACCAAAGCTGGTGTTGGCCGTGCCGCCCGAACGGGCTTCCAGAATTTCCAGCTGCTGGTCACGCTTCACCTCGTCGGGGTTCATGCTCATGCGCCGCTGCATGCGGGCCACCTCCTCCCCGAAGGCTTGCGGGACGATTTGCGCGCCGCTGCCGGCTTCTGGGCCGGCTCCGACGATTGAGCCTGAGCCTGGAAAGCAACAAGGCTAGTACCCGCCAGCAGCAGAGCGGCAATCAGCTTTTTCATACGAGGAGGAAGATGAAGAAAAAACACTTGATCGGGGCGTAAAGCAGTCGGCTCAATCCCGGGTTTGGCAGCCATGCAACCAGCGGGGTGCGAATATAGTTCAATTTGGTTAAAACCTATAAGTCAGGCCGATACCCAGGGTTTCCTTGAACTGAATCCGCCGTCCCCGGCTGTCAGGAACACCGTCGTCATTCTGGTCAATGGGCACTAAAACGTCGTCATCGTATACCAGG belongs to Hymenobacter cellulosilyticus and includes:
- the infB gene encoding translation initiation factor IF-2, translating into MDVSVNEVIKVCLNMGMFVSINQRLDAEAITVVADEFGYDVEFLSAEEDEIDTTIEDNPEDLLPRAPIVTIMGHVDHGKTSLLDYIRNASVAKGEAGGITQHIGAYDVMTKSGKRVTFLDTPGHEAFTAMRARGAKVTDIAIIVVAADDSVMPQTREAINHAQAAGVPIVIAMNKIDKPGANSEKIREELSQMNILVEDWGGKYQSQEVSAKTGLGIEDLLEKVLLEAELLELTANPDRNAVGTVIEAMLDKGRGYVTTVLVQTGTLKVGDVVLAGPHYGRVKAMTDHRGKKMKQAGPATPVQVLGLTGAPQAGDKIQVMETEREARELATQRQQLSREQSMRTKKHITLDEIGRRLAIGSFKELNVIVKGDVDGSVEALSDSLLKLSTPEVKVNILSKGVGAISESDVLLASASDAIIIGFQVRPSQSARKLADNEQIDIRLYSIIYNAINEVKDAMEGMLAPTVQEVVVANAEVRQVFNITKVGSIAGCMVTEGSFTRNTKVRVVRDGIVVHSGDISALKRYKDDVSEVRQGYECGISIKGFNDLREGDNIEGFEEKEIKRTL